The following coding sequences lie in one Amycolatopsis cihanbeyliensis genomic window:
- a CDS encoding alpha/beta hydrolase, which translates to MRHSFLSVAAAALVAAPLLVASPAPAHAAELDWQPCPDDAALDCATLAVPLSWAEPDGERIELSLVRREGTAKAGDGLGTLVYGPGGPGGSGVTDLKYDPIFQKPVYQHYDVVSYDSRGIGESSPIRCETDNFVRDWPTTREEFRTQLRNNRAYMADCRERTGPVYDHVDTRSDVRDLDAIRAALGEDKLNYYGVSYGTLRGQQYAEMFPERVGKLILDSTMDHSIDNTWDFMRTETGLREEMFGLFLEWCAEQEECALHGRDVEALTDRLYERAAEGELTDPNEPGSKLDEIGLALSMENLVLGRQWPKLADHLVALEQQADPRMRAAGIQQVGNEPSKPIWCNDWNYRVNTFAEADRLADRLAEAAPNVRFSSYDYWAVACLGWPRKPVNQPHELELSEQVPPILIANARFDPATVYPWAQAVAEQSGMPLLTYDGGGHGMYFVDSCSREYMHDYLLTGKTPPDGTHCPTQDGPAARSAEPALPMPPSLTTGFA; encoded by the coding sequence ATGCGTCACTCATTCCTTTCCGTTGCGGCCGCCGCCCTGGTCGCCGCTCCGCTCCTGGTCGCGAGTCCGGCACCGGCACATGCCGCCGAACTCGACTGGCAGCCGTGCCCGGACGATGCCGCGCTCGACTGCGCCACGCTCGCCGTACCGCTGAGCTGGGCCGAGCCCGACGGCGAGCGGATCGAACTCTCCCTCGTCCGCCGCGAGGGCACCGCCAAGGCCGGGGACGGGCTCGGCACCCTGGTCTACGGTCCCGGCGGACCGGGCGGCTCCGGGGTCACCGACCTGAAGTACGACCCGATCTTCCAGAAGCCCGTCTACCAGCACTACGACGTGGTCAGCTACGACTCGCGCGGTATCGGGGAAAGTAGCCCGATCCGCTGCGAAACCGACAACTTCGTGCGCGACTGGCCGACCACCCGCGAGGAGTTCCGCACGCAGTTGCGGAACAACCGGGCATATATGGCGGACTGCCGCGAGCGCACCGGACCGGTCTACGACCACGTGGACACGCGCAGTGACGTGCGCGACCTGGACGCCATCCGGGCCGCGCTCGGCGAGGACAAGCTGAACTACTACGGCGTGTCCTACGGCACGCTGCGGGGCCAGCAGTACGCCGAGATGTTCCCGGAACGCGTCGGCAAACTCATTCTCGACTCCACCATGGACCACAGCATCGACAACACGTGGGACTTCATGCGGACCGAGACCGGGCTGCGCGAGGAGATGTTCGGCCTCTTCCTCGAGTGGTGCGCCGAGCAGGAGGAGTGCGCGCTGCACGGCAGGGACGTCGAGGCACTGACCGACCGGCTGTACGAGCGGGCCGCCGAGGGCGAGCTGACCGACCCGAACGAACCGGGGAGCAAGCTGGACGAGATCGGGCTCGCGCTCTCCATGGAGAACCTCGTCCTCGGCAGGCAGTGGCCGAAGCTCGCTGACCACCTGGTGGCGCTGGAACAGCAAGCCGATCCCCGGATGCGGGCGGCCGGTATCCAGCAGGTCGGCAACGAGCCGAGCAAGCCGATCTGGTGCAACGACTGGAACTACCGGGTGAACACCTTCGCCGAGGCCGACCGCCTCGCCGACCGGCTCGCCGAGGCCGCACCGAACGTCCGGTTCAGCAGCTACGACTACTGGGCGGTCGCCTGCCTCGGCTGGCCGCGCAAGCCGGTCAACCAGCCGCACGAGCTCGAACTCAGCGAACAGGTGCCGCCGATCCTGATCGCCAACGCCCGCTTCGACCCGGCGACGGTGTACCCGTGGGCACAGGCCGTCGCGGAGCAGAGCGGTATGCCGCTGCTCACCTACGACGGCGGTGGCCACGGCATGTACTTCGTGGACTCGTGCTCCCGGGAGTACATGCACGACTACCTGCTGACCGGGAAGACCCCACCGGACGGCACCCACTGCCCGACGCAGGACGGCCCGGCGGCCAGGTCGGCCGAGCCGGCACTGCCCATGCCGCCGAGCCTGACCACCGGTTTCGCCTGA
- a CDS encoding YrhK family protein, which produces MAESADPPPLLLSFGHEELVIRQRYEVASIVNDILIAFWFVLGSVFFFYESLTTAGTWFFLIGSIELMIRPVLRLSRRVHLRRVRTGSPGETAQDF; this is translated from the coding sequence ATGGCCGAGTCCGCCGATCCGCCGCCGCTGCTGCTGTCCTTCGGTCACGAGGAACTGGTCATCCGGCAGCGCTACGAGGTGGCCAGCATCGTCAACGACATCCTCATCGCGTTCTGGTTCGTGCTGGGGAGCGTCTTCTTTTTCTACGAAAGCCTGACCACCGCCGGAACCTGGTTCTTCCTCATCGGCAGCATCGAGCTGATGATCCGGCCGGTCCTGCGGCTTTCCCGCAGGGTACACCTGCGCCGGGTCCGAACCGGATCACCAGGAGAAACCGCCCAGGATTTCTAG
- a CDS encoding TIGR02206 family membrane protein — MRSVPGGDEFTVFGMSHVLVLLVFAAGAAALVWLGRRYGRAGAAGWSVRVLGLVVLGLQVVVQAHLMNTAPNIENRLPLHLSDLVGIVAAYALWSPCGWARALTYYWGIALSPQALLTPFYRCADFPSTDFLIFWGMHLFVVWAAIYLTWGLRIRPDWHAYRITVTVTACWAAATMMFNAVAGTNYGFLNRKPDTGSVLDLLGPWPWYLIPEFALVLGGWALMTWPWTRRRGIEARA, encoded by the coding sequence GTGCGTTCGGTGCCGGGCGGGGACGAGTTCACCGTGTTCGGCATGTCCCACGTGCTCGTGCTGCTCGTGTTCGCCGCGGGCGCGGCCGCGCTGGTCTGGCTGGGGCGCCGGTACGGGCGAGCCGGGGCCGCCGGGTGGTCGGTAAGGGTGCTCGGGCTGGTCGTGCTCGGGCTGCAGGTGGTGGTGCAGGCGCACCTGATGAACACGGCTCCGAACATCGAGAACCGGCTGCCACTGCATTTGTCCGACCTGGTCGGCATCGTCGCGGCATACGCTTTGTGGTCCCCATGCGGCTGGGCCCGCGCCCTCACCTATTATTGGGGTATCGCGCTGAGCCCGCAGGCATTACTCACCCCATTCTACCGGTGTGCGGACTTCCCCAGTACCGATTTTCTGATTTTCTGGGGTATGCACCTGTTCGTGGTGTGGGCCGCGATCTACCTCACCTGGGGGCTGCGCATCAGGCCGGACTGGCACGCCTACCGGATCACGGTCACGGTGACCGCCTGCTGGGCGGCGGCCACGATGATGTTCAACGCCGTCGCCGGGACCAACTACGGCTTTCTCAACCGCAAGCCGGACACAGGCTCCGTGCTGGACCTGCTGGGGCCGTGGCCGTGGTACCTGATCCCCGAGTTCGCGCTCGTCCTCGGCGGGTGGGCACTGATGACCTGGCCATGGACCCGCCGTCGCGGGATCGAGGCACGCGCGTAA
- a CDS encoding tat pathway signal sequence, with product MKARRRRIAVHLVLLTLLTGILPVPAAQASTGTAGPRPAAGRHGLDAFDPELRARIVAADRYARGRPGFTGIVVRDRRTGAVWRNADSATLVWACSTPKLAMVVDLLVRADSGAVDLTVEDRALMRAMLHSSDNDAAHTLWNRHGGEDIATRFPDYGMTDMRFTDDHPHHWGWILTTTDDLDRLVNHALERMPVRHRDYIVHELRSVAPNQQWGVWGAGTAAMPGNKNGWADDNADGSWLMNSVGFAGPDARYTLAMMNNTKLVDNGYEEGKETTTRISEILFAGYFD from the coding sequence GTGAAAGCTCGCCGCCGGCGGATCGCCGTACATCTCGTGCTGCTCACGCTACTGACCGGAATCCTCCCGGTGCCGGCGGCGCAGGCGAGCACCGGGACGGCCGGCCCCCGGCCAGCGGCCGGTCGGCACGGCCTCGACGCCTTCGATCCCGAGTTACGCGCCCGCATCGTGGCCGCCGACCGGTACGCCCGCGGCAGGCCCGGCTTCACCGGTATCGTCGTCCGCGACCGGCGGACCGGCGCGGTATGGCGGAACGCCGATTCGGCCACTCTGGTCTGGGCATGCTCGACCCCGAAACTGGCGATGGTGGTCGACCTCCTTGTTCGCGCGGATTCCGGCGCCGTCGACCTCACCGTCGAGGACCGTGCACTGATGCGCGCGATGCTGCACTCCAGCGACAACGATGCGGCGCACACCCTGTGGAACCGGCACGGCGGCGAGGACATCGCGACCCGCTTTCCCGACTACGGGATGACCGACATGCGATTCACCGACGATCACCCGCACCATTGGGGCTGGATTCTCACCACGACCGACGATCTCGACCGCCTTGTCAACCACGCACTGGAGCGCATGCCGGTGCGCCATCGCGACTACATCGTGCACGAGCTACGTTCGGTGGCCCCCAATCAACAATGGGGCGTCTGGGGCGCCGGTACCGCGGCGATGCCGGGCAACAAGAACGGTTGGGCCGACGACAACGCCGACGGCTCCTGGCTGATGAACTCGGTGGGCTTTGCCGGCCCGGATGCGCGCTACACCCTTGCGATGATGAACAACACGAAGCTGGTCGACAACGGCTACGAGGAAGGCAAGGAGACGACGACCCGGATCAGCGAGATTCTCTTCGCGGGCTACTTCGACTGA
- a CDS encoding TetR/AcrR family transcriptional regulator C-terminal domain-containing protein, whose protein sequence is MVVFAGQGDARRSIALLWRNAGHGDPPSGTRPGPKPGLSVDEIVAAAIAVADAEGMSALSMRAVGERLGRTAMALYTYVPRKSELIDLMYDQALAELPTDYPAEAGWRAVVTDWARDLWALYVRHPWMLQVSQARPVLGPHEYAAVETVTGLFRETDLPAGKLRRIIGTLFQFVRATAQTAAEARQAVPETGVSEEEWWFSRTGTLQEIVPDFASRFPMLVWLESQEHTPRRDSAMSYLEGQAAETFEAGLGVLLDGVEVAMSGEAGEG, encoded by the coding sequence GTGGTCGTGTTCGCCGGGCAGGGGGACGCACGTCGGTCGATAGCGCTGCTCTGGCGTAACGCCGGCCACGGCGACCCGCCGTCCGGAACGAGGCCAGGCCCCAAACCCGGCCTGAGTGTGGACGAGATCGTGGCCGCGGCCATCGCGGTGGCCGATGCCGAGGGCATGTCGGCCCTGTCGATGCGAGCGGTCGGTGAGCGTCTCGGACGCACAGCGATGGCCCTTTACACCTATGTCCCCAGGAAAAGCGAACTGATCGATCTGATGTACGACCAGGCGCTCGCCGAACTCCCCACGGACTACCCGGCGGAGGCCGGCTGGCGGGCGGTCGTGACGGACTGGGCACGGGACCTGTGGGCACTTTATGTCCGGCATCCGTGGATGCTGCAGGTGTCACAGGCACGCCCGGTGCTCGGCCCGCACGAGTACGCCGCCGTCGAGACCGTGACGGGCCTGTTTCGGGAGACGGACCTGCCCGCCGGGAAGCTGCGGCGCATCATCGGCACGTTGTTCCAGTTCGTGCGCGCGACCGCGCAGACCGCGGCCGAGGCGCGGCAGGCGGTTCCGGAGACGGGGGTCTCCGAGGAGGAGTGGTGGTTCTCCCGTACCGGGACCCTGCAGGAGATCGTGCCCGATTTCGCCTCCCGGTTTCCGATGCTGGTCTGGCTGGAGAGCCAGGAGCACACGCCCCGGCGGGACAGCGCCATGTCGTACCTGGAGGGGCAGGCCGCCGAGACGTTCGAGGCCGGGCTCGGCGTCCTGTTGGACGGTGTCGAGGTGGCGATGTCCGGAGAGGCGGGCGAGGGCTGA
- a CDS encoding ATP-binding cassette domain-containing protein has translation MIEVRGARENNLTGISLKIPKRRLTVFTGVSGSGKSSLVFGTIAAESQRLINETYTAFLQSLMPSLGRPDVDALRNLSAAIVVDQERMGANSRSTVGTATDAQTMLRIIFSRIATPHIGTSSAFSFNAEGMCPECEGIGRVSDLDVHELVDPDRSLNEGAITVPGFTVDSWYWQILAGSGFVDPDVKLRDFTSQQWADFLHKPTTKVKQGNSNITYEGLAVKVRRIFLSKDRDSMQGSMKAFVDRAVTTTGCAACGGTRLNEAARSATVEGLNIAECAAMQISDLAEFARKIEVESVGPLVETLRDTLDSLVEIGLGYLSLNRESGTLSGGEAQRVKMVRHLGSSLTDVTYVFDEPTVGLHPHDIQRMNDLLLRLRDKGNTVLVVEHKPEVIEIADHVVDLGPGAGPAGGELCFSGDVPGLRRSDTLTGRYLDHRARLRGRSRPARGQLPITGATKHNLQNVSVDVPLGVLTVVTGVAGSGKSSLIHGSLSNRDDVLVVDQSAIRGSRRSNPATYTGLLDPIRTAFAKANGVKPGLFSANSEGACSNCKGIGLVYTDLAMMAGVPSVCEECEGRRFTPEVLGYTLRGKNISDVLGMPVTEARDFFTTGQAKAILDRLVDVGMGYLGLGQPLTTLSGGERQRLKLAIHMAAKAATYVLDEPTTGLHLADVDQLLALLDRLVDDGNSVVVIEHHQAVMAHADWIIDLGPGAGHDGGRIVFEGTPADLVERGDTLTAQHLRSYVRRTGG, from the coding sequence ATGATCGAGGTTCGTGGTGCCAGGGAGAACAACCTGACAGGTATCTCGCTCAAGATCCCCAAGCGCAGGCTCACCGTCTTCACCGGAGTGTCCGGATCCGGGAAGTCCTCGCTCGTCTTCGGTACCATAGCGGCCGAGTCCCAGCGCCTGATCAACGAGACCTACACGGCGTTCCTCCAGTCGCTGATGCCGAGCCTGGGCCGGCCGGATGTGGACGCCCTGCGTAATCTCAGCGCCGCGATCGTCGTCGACCAGGAGCGGATGGGCGCCAACTCCAGGTCAACGGTCGGCACCGCGACCGATGCCCAGACCATGCTGCGGATCATCTTCAGCCGGATCGCCACCCCGCACATCGGCACGTCCAGCGCCTTCAGTTTCAACGCCGAGGGCATGTGTCCCGAGTGCGAGGGCATCGGCAGGGTGTCGGACCTCGACGTGCACGAGCTGGTGGATCCGGACCGCTCGCTGAACGAGGGGGCGATCACCGTACCCGGCTTCACGGTCGACTCCTGGTACTGGCAGATTCTCGCCGGTTCCGGTTTCGTCGACCCGGATGTCAAGCTCAGGGACTTCACGTCCCAGCAGTGGGCGGACTTCCTGCACAAGCCCACTACCAAGGTCAAGCAAGGCAACAGCAACATCACCTACGAAGGGCTCGCGGTCAAGGTCCGACGGATCTTCCTCAGCAAGGACCGCGATTCGATGCAAGGCAGTATGAAGGCCTTTGTGGACCGTGCGGTGACGACCACCGGCTGTGCCGCCTGCGGTGGCACCCGGCTGAACGAGGCGGCACGCTCGGCCACCGTCGAAGGCCTGAACATCGCCGAGTGCGCCGCCATGCAGATCAGCGACCTGGCCGAGTTCGCCCGCAAGATCGAGGTCGAATCGGTGGGCCCGCTGGTGGAGACCCTGCGGGACACCCTCGACTCGCTGGTCGAGATCGGCCTCGGCTACCTGAGCCTGAACCGCGAGTCCGGGACGCTTTCCGGTGGAGAGGCGCAGCGGGTCAAGATGGTCCGGCACCTCGGTTCCAGCCTGACCGATGTCACCTACGTGTTCGACGAACCCACGGTCGGGCTGCACCCGCATGACATCCAGCGGATGAACGACCTGCTGCTGCGGTTGCGGGACAAGGGAAACACCGTGCTCGTCGTGGAGCACAAGCCCGAGGTGATCGAGATCGCCGACCACGTCGTCGACCTCGGCCCCGGCGCCGGACCGGCCGGGGGAGAGCTGTGCTTCAGCGGTGATGTGCCGGGGCTGCGGCGGTCGGACACGTTGACCGGACGATACCTCGACCACCGGGCCCGCCTGCGTGGGCGATCGCGCCCGGCACGTGGGCAGCTGCCGATCACCGGAGCCACGAAGCACAACCTCCAGAACGTGAGTGTGGACGTCCCGCTCGGCGTGCTGACGGTGGTCACCGGTGTCGCCGGTTCCGGAAAGAGCTCGCTGATCCATGGATCACTGTCCAACCGGGACGATGTGCTGGTGGTCGACCAGTCGGCGATCCGCGGGTCCCGGCGCAGCAACCCGGCGACCTACACCGGCCTGCTCGATCCGATCCGAACCGCCTTCGCCAAGGCCAACGGCGTCAAACCCGGCCTGTTCAGTGCCAACTCCGAGGGCGCATGCTCGAACTGCAAGGGGATCGGGCTGGTCTACACCGACCTCGCGATGATGGCTGGTGTGCCTTCGGTGTGCGAGGAGTGCGAGGGCAGGCGGTTCACCCCCGAGGTGCTCGGCTACACCTTGCGCGGCAAGAACATCAGCGATGTCCTCGGCATGCCGGTGACCGAGGCCCGCGACTTCTTCACCACGGGCCAGGCCAAGGCGATTCTGGACCGCCTGGTCGACGTCGGCATGGGCTATCTCGGGCTCGGGCAGCCGCTCACCACGCTCTCCGGAGGCGAACGGCAACGCCTGAAGTTGGCCATCCACATGGCCGCGAAGGCCGCGACCTACGTGCTGGACGAGCCGACCACGGGCCTGCACCTCGCCGATGTCGACCAACTGCTGGCGCTGCTGGACCGCCTGGTGGACGACGGCAACTCGGTCGTCGTGATCGAGCACCACCAGGCGGTGATGGCGCACGCCGACTGGATCATCGACCTCGGCCCCGGCGCGGGGCACGACGGCGGCCGGATCGTCTTCGAGGGCACCCCGGCCGACCTCGTCGAACGCGGCGACACACTCACCGCGCAGCACTTGCGCTCCTACGTCCGGCGTACCGGAGGCTGA
- the pip gene encoding prolyl aminopeptidase, whose translation MAELYPHLEPYEHGMLEVGERNQVYWEACGNPEGKPALLVHGGPGSGSVSRHRRYFDPAAYRTILFDQRGCGRSRPLADDPATDMRHNTTEHLIADMELLREHLGIEKWLLHGGSWGSTLILAYAQRYPHRVSEIVLTAVTTTRRAEVDWLTRGVGRFFPEAWDRFRAGAPEAYRDGNLAAGYATLLEDPDPRVRERAARDWLTWEDTVVSLEPNGVPNAYSAHAADDMVGFVRIVTHYFANAAWLPENDLLRNAGKLAGVPGVLLHGRQDIGGPVHTAWELTQAWPGSELVVIEDSGHTGSEAMRAGILGALDRFATS comes from the coding sequence ATGGCTGAGCTGTATCCACACCTCGAGCCGTACGAGCACGGGATGCTGGAGGTCGGCGAGCGCAACCAGGTGTACTGGGAGGCCTGCGGCAACCCGGAGGGCAAGCCGGCGTTGCTGGTGCACGGCGGTCCCGGTTCGGGCTCCGTGTCCCGGCACCGCCGGTACTTCGACCCGGCGGCGTACCGCACGATCCTGTTCGATCAGCGTGGCTGCGGCCGGAGCAGGCCGCTCGCCGACGATCCGGCCACCGACATGCGGCACAACACCACCGAGCACCTGATCGCCGACATGGAACTGCTGCGCGAGCACCTCGGCATCGAGAAGTGGTTGCTGCACGGGGGGTCCTGGGGTTCCACCCTGATCCTCGCCTACGCGCAGCGGTACCCGCACCGGGTCTCGGAGATCGTGCTCACCGCCGTCACCACCACCCGCCGCGCGGAGGTGGACTGGCTCACCCGGGGTGTCGGCCGATTCTTCCCCGAGGCGTGGGACCGGTTCCGCGCGGGCGCACCGGAGGCCTACCGGGACGGCAACCTCGCCGCCGGGTACGCGACGCTGCTGGAGGACCCCGACCCCCGGGTACGCGAGCGGGCCGCGCGGGACTGGCTGACCTGGGAGGACACCGTCGTCTCGCTGGAGCCGAACGGCGTGCCGAACGCCTACAGCGCGCATGCCGCGGACGACATGGTGGGCTTCGTCCGGATCGTGACGCACTACTTCGCCAACGCCGCCTGGCTGCCCGAAAACGACCTGCTGCGCAACGCCGGAAAGCTGGCCGGGGTCCCCGGTGTGCTGCTACACGGCAGGCAGGACATCGGCGGACCGGTGCACACCGCGTGGGAGCTCACCCAGGCCTGGCCGGGATCGGAGCTGGTGGTGATCGAGGACTCCGGGCACACCGGCAGCGAGGCGATGCGCGCCGGCATCCTCGGCGCCCTCGACCGGTTCGCCACCAGCTAA
- a CDS encoding MarR family winged helix-turn-helix transcriptional regulator, translating into MTPPVEPRPELLGTRLRHLLEVLDSGIAEVDAELGLVGFRPRFAPMIRALAAAGPLPIRELAEEVGVTHSAASQTVAQLVKQDLVTLSPGTDARQRIAELTPRARRLLPVLEEEWAAATKAAEALDAELPYPLSRLIEEALRALRRQPMRERVAAAAPELMARRRARD; encoded by the coding sequence ATGACACCACCTGTCGAACCGCGGCCGGAGTTGCTCGGTACCCGGTTGCGGCATCTGCTCGAAGTGCTGGACAGCGGGATCGCCGAGGTCGATGCGGAGCTCGGGCTGGTCGGGTTCCGGCCGCGGTTCGCCCCGATGATCCGCGCGCTGGCCGCCGCCGGGCCGCTGCCGATCCGTGAGTTGGCGGAGGAGGTCGGGGTGACCCACTCCGCGGCGAGCCAGACCGTGGCGCAACTGGTCAAGCAGGATCTGGTGACGCTGTCTCCCGGCACGGACGCGCGGCAGCGCATCGCGGAGCTCACCCCGAGGGCGCGGCGGCTGCTGCCGGTGCTGGAGGAGGAGTGGGCGGCCGCCACCAAGGCGGCCGAGGCGCTGGACGCGGAGCTGCCCTACCCGCTGAGCCGCCTGATCGAGGAGGCGCTGCGGGCGTTGCGCCGGCAGCCGATGCGCGAGCGGGTGGCCGCCGCGGCGCCGGAACTCATGGCACGGCGGCGAGCACGCGACTGA
- a CDS encoding glycoside hydrolase family 18 protein: MSKTRKLLVLFTATAAALLGLSAVPASAAPGLTATFTTVSDWGTGFEGKVTVSNDSETALDGWTVEFDLPAGYSINSSWNAQRTGSGQHYTFRNPSWAPTLGAGSSTSFGFNGAPGGISEILNCTLNGDPCDGGGGPGEPGAPGVPGTPSVTGTSNSSISLSWNASSGTVSGYRVYEGASPRATTSGTSTTISGLGDCTTHSYTVVAYNDSGESGRSDSVTATTGGCTQPAGIGAAPYLYLGWGNPPSATMVMEETGIEAFTMAFILSDGGCSPAWDSNRPLQGSVDARTIANVQAAGGQIVPSIGGWSGNKLGPNCSTPEALAGAYQEVIDAYGLNAIDIDIENTDEFEDPTVQDRILNALRIVEQNNPGIETIVTFPTLRSGPNYWGNRLIERAQELQVGIDVFTIMPFNFSGSDMYQDTVGASEGLKNKLKSTFGWSDATAYGHMGISGMNGLSDQRELTSLSDWTQIRDWARGNGLARLAYWAVNRDRPCPNGGVSSNCSGISQPDWEFTRITAGF; the protein is encoded by the coding sequence ATGTCCAAAACTCGAAAACTCCTAGTGCTGTTCACGGCCACCGCCGCCGCACTGCTCGGCCTCTCGGCCGTACCGGCGAGCGCGGCACCCGGCCTGACGGCGACGTTCACCACGGTGTCCGACTGGGGCACCGGATTCGAAGGCAAGGTCACGGTCTCCAACGACAGTGAGACCGCACTGGACGGCTGGACCGTCGAGTTCGACCTGCCTGCCGGCTACTCGATCAACAGCTCGTGGAACGCCCAGCGGACCGGCAGCGGTCAGCACTACACCTTCCGTAACCCGAGCTGGGCGCCCACCCTGGGTGCCGGGTCGAGCACCTCCTTCGGCTTCAACGGTGCACCGGGCGGCATCAGTGAGATCCTGAACTGCACGTTGAACGGGGATCCCTGTGACGGCGGTGGCGGGCCGGGCGAGCCCGGCGCACCGGGTGTTCCCGGAACACCCAGCGTGACCGGCACCAGCAACTCGAGCATTTCGCTGTCCTGGAACGCGTCCAGCGGCACGGTCTCCGGTTACCGCGTCTACGAGGGTGCCTCCCCGCGCGCGACCACCTCCGGGACTTCGACCACCATCTCCGGGCTCGGGGACTGCACCACGCACAGTTACACCGTGGTGGCCTACAACGACTCCGGCGAGTCGGGCCGCAGCGACTCGGTGACCGCGACGACGGGCGGCTGCACCCAGCCCGCGGGCATCGGCGCCGCGCCCTACCTCTACCTCGGCTGGGGTAACCCGCCCTCGGCGACGATGGTCATGGAGGAGACCGGCATCGAGGCGTTCACCATGGCCTTCATCCTCTCCGACGGCGGCTGCTCCCCCGCATGGGACAGCAACCGGCCGCTGCAGGGCAGCGTCGATGCGCGGACCATCGCGAACGTCCAGGCGGCCGGCGGGCAGATCGTGCCCTCCATCGGCGGCTGGAGCGGGAACAAGCTGGGGCCGAACTGCTCCACCCCGGAGGCGCTCGCCGGCGCGTACCAGGAAGTGATCGACGCATACGGCCTGAACGCGATCGACATCGACATCGAGAACACCGACGAGTTCGAGGACCCCACGGTGCAGGACCGGATCCTGAACGCGCTGCGGATCGTGGAGCAGAACAACCCGGGTATCGAAACGATCGTCACGTTCCCCACCCTGCGCTCCGGCCCCAACTACTGGGGCAACCGGCTGATCGAGCGGGCGCAGGAACTGCAGGTCGGCATCGACGTGTTCACCATCATGCCGTTCAACTTCAGCGGCTCGGACATGTACCAGGACACGGTGGGCGCGTCCGAGGGGCTGAAGAACAAGCTGAAGTCGACCTTCGGCTGGTCGGACGCCACCGCGTACGGCCACATGGGCATCTCCGGCATGAACGGCCTTTCCGACCAGCGCGAGCTGACCAGCCTCTCGGACTGGACCCAGATCCGGGACTGGGCCAGGGGCAACGGCCTTGCCCGGCTGGCGTACTGGGCGGTGAACCGGGACCGCCCCTGCCCGAACGGCGGGGTGAGCTCCAACTGCAGCGGGATCTCCCAACCGGACTGGGAGTTCACCCGCATCACCGCCGGGTTCTGA